CACGTCGAGGTCGCCCAGCGGGGTGACGCCATCCGGATGGCGCAGCACGCGTTCGGCCAGCAGCGAGACCACCACGTTGCGCGCCGGCGCCGGCGCCACGCTGTCGAACAGGTGCTGGGCCACCCCGGCCACGGCCTCGGCATAGGGCTCCAGCGCGAACAGCGCCGCATCCAGGCTGGCCGGGCGTTCACGGCTGGCGCGCAATGCAGGCAGGCACATCGCCAGGTTGTCCCAGGGTGCGGCGACCTTCTGCAGGGCCAGGCCCAGCGGATGCCGGCGGATGCCGCGCGACCAGCCGTCCAGCTCCTCCGCCCACCAGCCCAGCTTGGCATCGCCCGGGCGCGGATCGTCCCCGCCCCACGCGGCTTCGCTCAATTCGTCGCGCAGGGCGAACCAGGCTTGCGCGCGTTCGCGCTGCGCCTCGGGCACGAAGGCTTCGGCCACGGCCCACTCCGGCCATCGCGCCCGCCACTTGTCGAGGAAGCCCTGCAAGGCCTCGCGGTCGCTCATCGCAATGCGCTCCAGAGTGCCGGATCCAGCAGGTCGCGCGCCGATTCGACCAACACGTCGCCGCCCCATGCGTGCGGATCGTCGCCTTCGGGACGATAGCCCCACAGCGCGACGACCGAACGCATCCCGGCCGCGCGTGCGGCATCGATGTCGCGCTGGTCGTCGCCCACGTACACGCAATCGGCGATGTCGACACCCAGCGTTTCCGCCGAATGCAGCAACGGCAGCGGATGCGGCTTGCGCTGCGGCAGGCTGTCGCCGCCGACCAGGATCGCGCAGCGCGTGTCCCAGCCGAGTTGCGGCAGGACTTGCCTGGCCAGGTATTCCGGCTTGTTGGTGACGATGCCCCAGCGGCTGCCGTCGGCTTCGATGGCGTCCAGCAGTTCGGCCACGCCATCGAACAGCACGCTGTGCTTGCCGAGCTCCTGTTCGTAGGTGTCGAGGAACTCGCGGATCACCTCGCCGCTCACTTCGCCGCCGAGTTCCGGGAACGCCGCCGCGCTCATCGCCCGCGACCCCTTCGAGACATGCGGGCGCAGTTCGGCCAGCGGCATCGGCCCCTGCCCGCGCGCGGCGCGCATGCGGTTCACCGTGGCCGCCATGTCCGGCGCGCTGTCGAGCAGGGTGCCGTCCAGGTCGAACAGCACCAGCTTCGGGAACATGTTCGACGTCATGCCGGTTTGCGCGCGCAGGCGAGGTAATTGATGTCGGTGCGTGCGATGACCCGCGCGCTGTTGCGCCACGGCTCGTACATCAGGCCGCTGACGTCTTCGAGTTCGAGGCCCGCCTCGCGCAGCCACTTCGCCAGTTCCGAGGGCTTGATGAAATCGCGGTACTGATGCGTTCCCTTCGGCAGTACCCGGGCCACGTATTCGGCGCCGACGATGGCCAGCGCGAACGCGGCCGGCGTGCGGTTGAGGGTGGACAGGAACAGGCGGCCGCCTGGCTTCAGCAATTTGGCGCAGGCATCGATGATCGAGGCCGGCTGCGGCACGTGTTCCAGCATTTCCATGCAGGTGATGACGTCGAACGATGCCGGCGCCTCACCGGCCAAGGCCTCGACCGGCATCTCGCGGTAATCGACCTTGATCCCCGACTCCAGCCCGTGCAGGCGCGCGACCTTCAGCAGGTTCGGCGCCAGGTCGATGGCGGTGACGCGCGCGCCGGACTGCGCCAGCGCCTCGCTCAGCAAGCCGCCGCCGCAACCGACGTCCAGCACCGCGGCATCGCGCAGTTGCGCGCGCTCGGCGACATAGCCCAGGCGCGCCGGGTTCAAGGCATGCAGCGCTTTCTGCGGGCCGTTCGGATCCCACCAACGCTGGGCCAGTTCGTCGAACTTGTCGAGTTCGGCTTGCGAGAAATTGGTCGATGCGGCGTTCATGCGTTGCATACCGTGGCGATGCGGTCGCGCCACTGGCGCGCGTTGGCGAGCACGCCATCGAGGTCGATGTCGGCCAGCACGCGCTGGCGCAACTTGTGGCAGCCGGCGATCCACACATCGCTGACCTGCTGGCGGCCGCAGGCGTAGATCAATTGCGAGACCACGTTGTGCAGCGGCTGGGTTTCGAGCTGCGACAGGTCGATGCAGGCGATGTCGGCCTGCTTGCCCGGCTCCAGGCTGCCGACCAGGTGGTCGAAGCCCATCGCCTTGGCGCCGCCCAGCGTGGCCGCGCGC
Above is a genomic segment from Thermomonas aquatica containing:
- a CDS encoding phytoene/squalene synthase family protein yields the protein MSDREALQGFLDKWRARWPEWAVAEAFVPEAQRERAQAWFALRDELSEAAWGGDDPRPGDAKLGWWAEELDGWSRGIRRHPLGLALQKVAAPWDNLAMCLPALRASRERPASLDAALFALEPYAEAVAGVAQHLFDSVAPAPARNVVVSLLAERVLRHPDGVTPLGDLDVRGWARGLLAQWPPPGDGNRPGRIHAAIVRGRLQRYANGKSPALGRFAALATAWRAARG
- the gph gene encoding phosphoglycolate phosphatase (PGP is an essential enzyme in the glycolate salvage pathway in higher organisms (photorespiration in plants). Phosphoglycolate results from the oxidase activity of RubisCO in the Calvin cycle when concentrations of carbon dioxide are low relative to oxygen. This enzyme is a member of the Haloacid Dehalogenase (HAD) superfamily of aspartate-nucleophile hydrolase enzymes (PF00702).), translated to MRAQTGMTSNMFPKLVLFDLDGTLLDSAPDMAATVNRMRAARGQGPMPLAELRPHVSKGSRAMSAAAFPELGGEVSGEVIREFLDTYEQELGKHSVLFDGVAELLDAIEADGSRWGIVTNKPEYLARQVLPQLGWDTRCAILVGGDSLPQRKPHPLPLLHSAETLGVDIADCVYVGDDQRDIDAARAAGMRSVVALWGYRPEGDDPHAWGGDVLVESARDLLDPALWSALR
- the ubiG gene encoding bifunctional 2-polyprenyl-6-hydroxyphenol methylase/3-demethylubiquinol 3-O-methyltransferase UbiG, with the protein product MNAASTNFSQAELDKFDELAQRWWDPNGPQKALHALNPARLGYVAERAQLRDAAVLDVGCGGGLLSEALAQSGARVTAIDLAPNLLKVARLHGLESGIKVDYREMPVEALAGEAPASFDVITCMEMLEHVPQPASIIDACAKLLKPGGRLFLSTLNRTPAAFALAIVGAEYVARVLPKGTHQYRDFIKPSELAKWLREAGLELEDVSGLMYEPWRNSARVIARTDINYLACARKPA